Below is a genomic region from Deinococcus koreensis.
GCCCTTTCTGTACGAGATCCACGTGAACCTGCTGCGGCACGGACAGCAGGTGTGCTCATGGACGGCGCCCAGATGCGGCGTCTGCGTGCTCCGGGAGCGCTGTGACGCCTTCAGGGTCCACGACGGCAAGGTGCCCAGCTGGAAAGCCTGAGCCCGGCTGACTCGGGACACCGGCGAAAGGGCAAGATGGGGTATGCCGCCCATCTTCCTGATCCTGGGGACACCCGCCGCCGGGAAGAGCACGGTCGCCCGCGCGCTGATGGAGCGCTTCGGGCGCGGCCTGCACCTGCCGGTGGACGACCTGCGCCACATGGTCGTCTCGGGGCTGGCCGAGCCGGGCTTCGAATGGACGGACGAACTGAAGCTGCAGCTCCGGCTGGCCCGCGGGGCGGCGGCGCGCACGGCCCTGGCCTACGCGGGAGCGGGCTTCGCGGTCGCCATCGACGACTTCTGGCAGGGCGAGACCCCCGACGCGGACTATGGGCCGCTGCAGGGGCACGGCGTCCACCGCGTCCTGCTGCAGCCCTCGCTGGAGGCGACCCTGGCGCGGCTGGCCGCCCGCCGCCCGGACGAGGCCAGCTTCAAGGGTGTGCTGGCGCAGGCCACCCTTCTGATCCGCGCCGACATGGACAGGCACCCGAAGACCGGCTGGCAGGTGGTGGATTCCAGCGACCTGAGCGTGGGGGAGACGGTCGACCGGATTCTGGAGCAGGCACAGGTCGTGCCGACCGGG
It encodes:
- a CDS encoding phosphotransferase-like protein, whose translation is MPPIFLILGTPAAGKSTVARALMERFGRGLHLPVDDLRHMVVSGLAEPGFEWTDELKLQLRLARGAAARTALAYAGAGFAVAIDDFWQGETPDADYGPLQGHGVHRVLLQPSLEATLARLAARRPDEASFKGVLAQATLLIRADMDRHPKTGWQVVDSSDLSVGETVDRILEQAQVVPTG